The sequence AATGATTCCTCACGGGTATTTGCTGAACTCTGGGTAAAAACTAAACTGCCAGTGGTATCAACTCTTTCGGATATATCAAATCCCGGGATAATTAATCCTTATAACCTAAGCCTGCGGGAAGCGTATGCTGATGTCTACGGATTTATTTTTAAAGGACTTGACCTGCGTGTGGGACGGCAGCGTATCGCGTGGGGTACCGCCGACAATATTGGCCCGACGGATAGTATTAACCCAAAGGATCTTGAGGATCTCTGGGATTTCGGGAGAAAGATTGGGTCTGACGCCATAACATTAAACTATTACCTTTATGACTTCAAACTTACCGGTGTGTATGCCACAAACTTTGTTCCTGCAGTACTGCCCGCAAGTGGGTTAGCTAATTATTTTTATTCCGGATTTGCCGTACCAGCGGGGTTGGTATTAACCGGGTACACTACCGCACTGTCATTACCTGCGAATGATCTTAAGGAAAATTATGTCGCTGCACTGAAACTTGCCCGTACACTTTTTGGTATAGATTTTTCGTTGAGCTATGTCGACGGGAGAGATGGCCTCCCGGTCCTGCGCCGCGCGTATGTTACGCCTGTAAACCTTATGGCTGGAATGGTAGTCGTTTCTACTGAGCTTGAGTATCCAAAGACGCATATCACAGGGTTTGATTTTTCAGGGTCACTCTTTGACATAGGGTACTGGGGTGAGCTCGCAGTATTTTCACCGGATAAGGTGGTTACCACCATTGACCTTTCCGCGTTGAGTATGCTGGGATTGTCAAACCAGGAAGTTGTCGCAATTGACGATAAACCCTATACAAAATACGTGCTTGGGTGTGACTACACATTCCCCGGGAATGTGTATATCAACCTGCAGTACCTCCACGGATTCTTTCACGAACGGGGAGAGGATAACCTCGAGGATTATGTTATGTTTAACCTTGACTGGAAATTATTTGATGAAAAACTTAAACTTGTCCCTCTAGCCGGTGCTATTGAACTTAAGGATACCGCGGATCTTAGTAATAACTACGCTGTGGTTTATACCCCGGAAATCGTGTACATCCCTGTGGATGGTATGGAACTTTGCCTGGGAAGCCGGATAATTTACGGGATGGATACCACGTTATTCGGTAAGATGAAGGATAACGACGAGGCCTATCTGCGGATAAAGTATAGTTTTTAATTAAGCATTACCATTAACATTTATTGAAACTTTTACTATATACAACCCGTCAAATATCTTATAATAAACATTTATTACAGGTAAAAGGCGGGTTTTGTGTACAAAAAAATATTTGTTTTACTCTCATTGTTAATGATAACAACCGCACTGTGCTCACGTGTATACTCAGCGTTGCCGCTTGAAGGTAAAGTCATTGTTGTAAACCCCGGGCATGGATTGATCTGGGAAACTGCGTTAACCCCTGATGCGTTTACTACAGAACGCGGTGCGTCCTACGGCGGGATTGAGGATTATTCTAATCCCATGCATACCTGGCATATAATGAATTATCTTATCTCCAACGGCGGAGCTGATGCGTACCAAGTACGCGAATATCTTAATTATGGTAAGTCCACAGTTAAGTATGAGTTAGCTCATCCGTATTCCGGTGCGGAGAACCAGGCATTATGGAAGATGACAGCGCCATACTGGATGAAAAAGGATTCGTTAGGATTATTAATCCCGGAAACTGTACACCGTACAAATTATTATTATACCAACCCAAATACTCCACAAGAGGCTAATGAAAAAAACCGTAGTAACCGCAGCCGCCCGTTTTTCGCAAATTGGTTGATGAAAGAAAAAGTTGGGCAGTGCGACCTCATGGTCACCGTGCATACCAACGCAGCAAGCGGGACATCACGGGGGACATTGATGTTGATTGATACCGACAATAATTCTACTGATGCTGAGGATTATGACGGGGGTGACCTCTCAGGCCATACCGCGATCTATAACGAAGCGAAGACGTTATCCACGACGGTACTCAATAAAATAGTGTCACTCCTGCAAACCTATGTTGACCCTACGTGGTCAAAAAACGGTACCAGCGGGTTTCTTTACCGCAGTTTTTCCTATGCTGAGAACAGGTACGCACAAATGCCATATGCGATGATTGAAGCCGGGTTCCATGATAACACTACTGACGGGCCGCAG comes from Elusimicrobiota bacterium and encodes:
- a CDS encoding N-acetylmuramoyl-L-alanine amidase; translated protein: MYKKIFVLLSLLMITTALCSRVYSALPLEGKVIVVNPGHGLIWETALTPDAFTTERGASYGGIEDYSNPMHTWHIMNYLISNGGADAYQVREYLNYGKSTVKYELAHPYSGAENQALWKMTAPYWMKKDSLGLLIPETVHRTNYYYTNPNTPQEANEKNRSNRSRPFFANWLMKEKVGQCDLMVTVHTNAASGTSRGTLMLIDTDNNSTDAEDYDGGDLSGHTAIYNEAKTLSTTVLNKIVSLLQTYVDPTWSKNGTSGFLYRSFSYAENRYAQMPYAMIEAGFHDNTTDGPQMVTDRWNIIFGQAVYKAICDYYSITDYNLPSQVTTLTATQGTSPGEVRLRWIAPGEDATIGSASAYTVKYSAAAIDTVTKFNNATTYTQTWAPKKRYAQEDYILTGFTEGTTYYFAVRAKNFTNDTSR
- a CDS encoding DUF1302 family protein, which encodes MKKVFGLVLLLAGFSTSVIAEEGKSGLTLNGYLQIENRVRILDSVKSWDETRLALTGEAKPNDSSRVFAELWVKTKLPVVSTLSDISNPGIINPYNLSLREAYADVYGFIFKGLDLRVGRQRIAWGTADNIGPTDSINPKDLEDLWDFGRKIGSDAITLNYYLYDFKLTGVYATNFVPAVLPASGLANYFYSGFAVPAGLVLTGYTTALSLPANDLKENYVAALKLARTLFGIDFSLSYVDGRDGLPVLRRAYVTPVNLMAGMVVVSTELEYPKTHITGFDFSGSLFDIGYWGELAVFSPDKVVTTIDLSALSMLGLSNQEVVAIDDKPYTKYVLGCDYTFPGNVYINLQYLHGFFHERGEDNLEDYVMFNLDWKLFDEKLKLVPLAGAIELKDTADLSNNYAVVYTPEIVYIPVDGMELCLGSRIIYGMDTTLFGKMKDNDEAYLRIKYSF